Proteins encoded together in one Oncorhynchus mykiss isolate Arlee chromosome 7, USDA_OmykA_1.1, whole genome shotgun sequence window:
- the LOC110528893 gene encoding transformer-2 protein homolog beta: MSDNEKDFGERDSRSASRSVSPRGSGKSASRSPAHSPARSKDGSRHSRSKSHSRSRSKSRSRSHRSSRRHYSRSRSRSHRRRSRSRSRSGEYRRRRSHSHSPMSNRRRHIGNRANPDPNCCLGVFGLSLYTTERDLRDVFSKYGPLADVSIVYDQQSRRSRGFAFVYFEVREDANEAKERANGMELDGRRIRVDFSITKRPHTPTPGIYMGRPTYGGGGGSSSSGGGGGGGGGGSGGPSSSSSRRSSKDYDRGGDRGYDRGYDRGYDRYDDRECYRSYRRRSPSPYYSRGAYRSRSRSRSYSPRHY, encoded by the exons ATGAGCGACAACGAAAAGGATTTTGGCGAGCGG GACTCGCGGTCCGCTTCCAGGAGTGTGAGCCCAAGGGGTTCTGGGAAGTCTGCCAGCCGTTCTCCGGCCCATTCCCCAGCCCGCTCCAAAGATGGCTCCAGACACTCCAGGTCTAAGTCCCACTCCCGATCCCGCTCCAAGTCCAG GTCTCGTTCCCACAGGAGCTCCCGCAGGCATTATTCCCGCTCTCGCTCCCGTTCCCACCGCCGCCGTTCCCGTAGCCGTTCCCGAAGCGGGGAATACCGCCGTCGTCGGAGCCACAGCCACTCCCCCATGTCCAACCGCCGCAGGCACATTGGCAACCGG GCCAACCCGGACCCGAACTGCTGCCTGGGTGTGTTTGGTCTGAGCCTgtacaccacagagagagacctgagagaCGTGTTCTCCAAGTACGGCCCCCTGGCTGACGTCAGCATCGTCTACGACCAGCAGTCACGACGCTCCCGCGGCTTCGCCTTCGTCTACTTCGAAGTCCGAGAGGACGCCAATGAG gCTAAGGAGAGGGCTAATGGAATGGAGTTGGATGGGCGGAGGATCAGGGTCGATTTCTCCATCACTAAACGACCACACACTCCCACTCCTGGGATATACATGGGACGACCCACATA TGGTGGCGGcggcggcagcagcagcagcggaggaggtggtggaggaggaggaggaggaagtggcgGCCCCAGCTCAAGCTCATCTCGCCGTAGCTCGAAAGATTACGACCGCGGCGGTGACCGTGGTTACGACAGAGGCTACGACCGTGGCTACGATCGCTATGACGACCGAGAGTGCTACAGGTCCTACAG aCGCAGGTCTCCGTCTCCGTACTACAGCCGAGGGGCCTACCGGTCTCGCTCCCGCTCGCGGTCTTACTCCCCAC GCCACTACTGa
- the LOC110528860 gene encoding uncharacterized protein LOC110528860, producing MSQSETCCICGVRFVRGPKGYNRRKVTTLTSPKTFQLVFDITPDDSSFLCWVCLGVLRRKTKQDGKLWTWSDLPTKVGRPRKPRAEIPSSSTTLPNLTPIITNPSSLSIEEECIASKKNKRRTVRQWDGEKWTTLTSCSPESHSTTIRRPPTPIAPTTHSSTPSKQVNSSALSSQTSNQISSLFSFGERTTKRHPKAPQSTTHSTLPSPVPVDEGIRPKKKKLPFSKTKQSYGFGPHAKALYYMNSHQHLKAFRSLMKTKAREAMTLFLAEVIAQESKVLMKDQRGPLRQPLTEASVSGFSWDTVLAWGEEKAPITLACLRAMFPKPNTIRTQVMMGARKTKRPRTEEEAGDVVSQRAGLILAIVLYTSMHKCNFIQASLGVEFWKQGCPLSVFKALSALGVCPSAASTRRHAERLITGFDPPQQDRTEGVEEEPGDSFCRSEDESQTLSCSEEYPSSSPTHSLNWFSDQSHSRDGSSSDRSSRPDSRSRSRSDDYQGPTQRPDSREYQNLIKEHGYHKVQKPTLSRWTKNSEDKREAKEKPVQNLKRRKMTKKKPAQSPPVVNATGAHRSDTETSQVSKVNMEIVESSQVDNTHMEPVQLSDTNKKPAHISETNVQLAQMSEMSETNMEQIKMPKRGRPRKELAQMSVMSETVMEQMKIPKRGRPRKELAQMSVMSETNMEQMIMPKRGRPRKELVQVSKTNIEHTQTPQITDTHLEPVHKLRSPRKKPVQTPQVTDTQHKPIQVTNTDIKLAETNKESVVQAKNGRPKKGFVQIPQLTDTCMEPIPVSEVNADTTLMPSNMRSRKRPRRVPQVSGTNQELTQMPKITKMNKESCKMLQKMDTRMAPAVTSKRGRTRKGPIEMSQETDLHTEAGLMPQAGEMNQQLIEGLEINKEPAEPQNLTGKAKVNQRNKVPAKTPETLDQMELIPKRRGRPRKELAQVINTSKETPSMHKISKTGKEPALTREIKIIVNRMESCSAAEMPQIREMNNEPVQVSAENFEPVQRLSGKSMEGLVQMPQVSCTDMEPGKLGRTIMETTSTAKRTDKESVQRPQANETKAELAQTSQIMETIKEHIQITNTDKETASVPKRSCTDMELAKRYKMSDFQTRVIRIVDTRMRANKESVSIPQVHDPNQDPEPAATPEISDTNKQSTRVIRIVVNRRIPADICSHTRKSLECLAEVAAKCAPLDVKSAEEDG from the exons ATGTCTCAGTCAGAGACGTGTTGCATTTGTGGGGTGAGGTTTGTGAGGGGGCCCAAGGGTTACAACAGGAGGAAAGTCACCACGCTGACCAGCCCCAAGACCTTCCAGCTAGTCTTTGACATCACTCCTGATgactcctccttcctctgctggGTCTGTCTTGGTGTGCTCAGAAGGAAAACCAAGCAGGATGGGAAGCTTTGGacttggtcagatttgccaacaAAAGTTGGCAGACCTCGAAAGCCCCGTGCCGAAATACCAAGCTCATCCACAACTTTACCAAATCTAACTCCAATTATAACCAACCCATCCTCTTTATCCATAGAAGAGGAGTGCATTGCTTCTAAAAAAAACAAACGGAGGACAGTTCGTCAGTGGGACGGGGAAAAATGGACCACCTTGACTTCTTGTTCCCCAGAATCCCATTCAACAACCATCAGACGACCTCCAACGCCCATAGCCCCAACCACACACTCTTCAACACCATCAAAACAAGTCAATTCCTCAGCATTATCAAGTCAAACTTCAAATCAGATCAGTTCCTTGTTCTCCTTTGGAGAGCGGACAACAAAAAGACATCCGAAGGCGCCCCAATCTACAACACACTCCACACTCCCGTCTCCGGTCCCCGTTGACGAAGGTATAAGGCCCAAGAAGAAGAAGCTCCCTTTCTCCAAGACTAAGCAGAGCTATGGGTTTGGACCTCATGCCAAGGCCCTGTATTACATGAACAGCCACCAGCACCTGAAGGCCTTCAGGTCCTTGATGAAGACCAAAGCTAGGGAAGCCATGACCCTTTTCCTCGCCGAGGTCATCGCCCAGGAG AGTAAGGTATTGATGAAGGACCAACGTGGGCCGTTGCGTCAGCCGCTGACTGAGGCGAGTGTGAGTGGGTTTTCCTGGGACACGGTTCTAGCGTGGGGGGAAGAAAAGGCCCCTATAACCCTGGCCTGTCTTAGGGCCATGTTCCCCAAACCCAACACCATCAGGACACAGGTTATGATGGGAGCAAGGAAAACGAAACG CCCGAGGACAGAAGAGGAGGCAGGTGATGTCGTCAGCCAGAGGGCGGGGCTTATCTTGGCCATCGTCCTCTACACCTCCATGCATAAGTGCAACTTCATCCAGGCCTCTCTGGGGGTCGAGTTCTGGAAACAGGGGTGTCCTCTCAGCGTGTTCAAAGCCCTCAGTGCCCTGGGGGTGTGTCCCAGTGCTGCCTCCACCAGGAGACACGCAGAGAGGCTGATAACCGGCTTTGATCCACCTCAGCAGGACCggacagagggggtggaggaggagcctGGG GATTCCTTTTGTAGATCTGAGGATGAGAGTCAGACTCTGAGTTGTTCTGAAGAGTATCCCAGTTCCTCCCCAACCCACTCTCTGAATTGGTTCTCAGACCAATCCCACTCCAGAGACGG GTCCTCGTCCGATCGGAGTTCCAGACCTGACTCCAGATCTCGCTCCAG GAGCGACGACTACCAAGGCCCCACTCAGAGGCCTGACTCCCGGGAGTACCAGAATCTGATCAAAGAACATGGTTACCACAAAGTCCAGAA ACCTACATTGAGTCGATGGACGAAGAACAGTGAGGACAAAAGGGAGGCAAAGGAAAAACCTGTTCAAAATCTCAAGAGAAGGAAGATGACGAAAAAGAAACCTGCTCAATCGCCTCCAGTAGTAAACGCAACTGGCGCGCACCGTTCAGACACGGAGACTTCTCAAGTAAGTAAGGTAAACATGGAAATCGTTGAATCGTCTCAAGTAGACAACACACACATGGAACCCGTTCAACTCAGCGATACAAACAAGAAACCTGCTCATATAAGTGAGACAAATGTACAACTTGCTCAAATGTCTGAAATGAGCGAGACAAACATGGAACAAATTAAAATGCCCAAAAGAGGCAGGCCAAGGAAGGAACTTGCTCAAATGTCTGTCATGAGCGAGACAGTCATGGAACAAATGAAGATTCCTAAAAGAGGCAGGCCAAGGAAGGAACTTGCTCAAATGTCTGTAATGAGCGAGACAAACATGGAACAAATGATAATGCCCAAAAGAGGCAGACCAAGGAAGGAACTTGTTCAAGtaagtaaaacaaacatagaacaCACTCAAACTCCACAAATAACAGACACACACTTGGAACCTGTTCACAAGCTCAGAAGTCCAAGGAAGAAACCTGTCCAAACGCCCCAGGTAACTGATACACAACACAAACCCATTCAAGTAACCAATACAGATATTAAACTTGCTGAGACAAACAAAGAATCAGTTGTACAGGCCAAGAATGGGAGGCCAAAGAAGGGATTTGTTCAAATTCCACAATTAACCGACACTTGCATGGAACCCATTCCGGTAAGTGAGGTAAACGCGGACACCACTTTAATGCCCAGTAACATGAGATCAAGGAAGAGACCCAGACGAGTTCCCCAAGTATCCGGCACAAACCAGGAATTAACTCAAATGCCCAAAATAACCAAAATGAACAAGGAATCCTGCAAAATGCTTCAGAAAATGGACACACGCATGGCACCTGCTGTAACATCTAAAAGAGGGCGGACAAGGAAGGGACCAATTGAAATGTCTCAAGAAACCGACTTACACACAGAAGCCGGTCTAATGCCTCAAGCTGGTGAAATGAATCAGCAACTTATCGAAGGACTGGAAATAAATAAAGAACCCGCTGAACCCCAAAATCTCACTGGAAAGGCTAAAGTAAATCAGAGAAATAAAGTACCTGCAAAGACACCTGAAACACTAGATCAAATGGAATTAATTCCAAAGCGCAGAGGCAGGCCAAGGAAAGAACTTGCTCAAGTGATCAACACAAGCAAGGAAACCCCTTCAATGCATAAAATAAGCAAAACGGGCAAAGAACCTGCTCTTACACGGGAGATAAAAATTATTGTCAATAGGATGGAAAGCTGTAGTGCAGCTGAAATGCCCCAAATACGTGAGATGAACAATGAACCTGTTCAAGTAAGTGCGGAAAACTTTGAACCTGTTCAAAGACTGAGTGGGAAGTCAATGGAGGGACTCGTTCAAATGCCCCAAGTAAGCTGCACGGACATGGAACCTGGTAAGTTAGGCAGGACCATCATGGAAACCACTTCAACTGCAAAAAGGACTGACAAAGAATCCGTTCAAAGGCCTCAAGCAAACGAAACAAAAGCAGAACTTGCTCAAACGTCTCAGATAATGGAAACGATAAAGGAACACATTCAAATAACCAACACAGACAAGGAAACCGCTTCCGTGCCCAAAAGAAGCTGCACAGACATGGAACTTGCTAAAAGGTACAAAATGAGTGACTTTCAGACCCGGGTAATAAGAATAGTTGACACTAGGATGAGGGCAAACAAAGAATCTGTTTCAATTCCTCAAGTACACGACCCAAACCAGGACCCTGAACCTGCTGCAACACCTGAAATaagtgacacaaacaaacaatccACGCGAGTGATCAGAATAGTTGTTAACAGGAGGATACCGGCAGACATATGTAGTCACACCCGGAAAAGCCTGGAGTGCCTGGCTGAGGTAGCAGCCAAATGTGCTCCATTAGATGTTAAATCTGCCGAAGAAGATGGATAG
- the LOC110528872 gene encoding sentrin-specific protease 2 isoform X1, with product MYGWVVDGLSSLFEPITGQKHSGWPGLNVGGEIDSQRLDSNARPTKRNYQSVHVSENVSQSEPVAIKRRRKDIVSFVKKTVAGVAGLLRLRNPLSPASERNGRYTASQGPVGLMGIDELHTSWMSSSDWKMEKPTVGGQRERGGLGLLQGASPPLRKHTGLVLGPGNPDRGRDADKPQRCSLQLLPSRPTQGVGVGTRPPSSDLPTPNRSHRQCLAVEEALKESDKEHYRRLLEMVSDKYSKSQPLPFTRTKPQGATFTQDGHRMAILGRTYESVTPKTGPFRANPSVYMWRDTSSAKQTRDMRGELCLSKPLSAAVDTQPASNATQKQPELDLSAEVAARLNLVDRETPTHTDTLNSTEELPRFSKEMAVEVSCALSQRDPNLVLSSAFKLCITQRDLASLQEGSWLNDEVINFYLSLVMTRSSSAGQGLKVYSFSTFFFPKLHGGGHAAVKRWTKAVDLFQYDIILVPLHLGVHWSLAVINFNSRTVRSYDSMGQRHDDICSLLLLYLREEHKARKDQDLDTCKWTVGSLRASEIPQQKNGSDCGVFACKYADYIAQGWPLTFRQCHMPLFRKLMIWEILNQRLLEDYTTT from the exons ATGTACGGATGGGTAGTTGACGGACTATCGTCGCTCTTCGAGCCTATAACCGGGCAAAAACATTCCGGTTGGCCTGGTTTGAACGTTGGCGGGGAGATAGACTCGCAACGGCTGGATAGCAACGCCAGGCCAACCAAAAGGAACTACCAGAG CGTTCATGTTTCAGAAAATGTTAGCCAGAGTGAACCAGTGGCGATCAAGAGACGAAGAAAAG ACATCGTTAGTTTTGTGAAGAAGACTGTAGCAGGGGTGGCTGGGCTGCTGAGACTGAGGAACCCACTGTCTCCTGCCAGTGAGAGAAACGGAAGGTACACAGCAAGCCAG GGCCCCGTGGGCCTGATGGGAATAGATGAACTCCACACCTCATGGATGAGCAGCTCTGATTGGAAAATGG AGAAACCAACGgtaggaggacagagggagagaggggggctggGCCTCCTCCAGGGAGCCTCTCCCCCTCTGAGGAAACACAC TGGCTTAGTGCTGGGTCCAGGGAacccagacagagggagagatgcagacaAGCCCCAGAGATGCTCCCTCCAGCTCCTTCCCAGTCGGCCTACCCAAGGGGTGGGGGTTGGGACAAGACCCCCCAGCTCAGACCTGCCCACCCCTAACCGCTCTCACAGACAGTGCTTGGCAGTGGAGGAG GCTCTGAAGGAGAGTGATAAGGAACACTACAGACGGCTACTGGAGATGGTGTCCGATAAATACAGCAAGAGCCAACCGCTGCCCTTCACCCGCACCAAACCCCAGGG GGCAACATTTACACAGGATGGACATAGAATGGCCATTTTGGGAAGAACCTATGAGTCTGTGACCCCAAAGACAGGACCCTTCAGAG CCAACCCCAGTGTGTATATGTGGAGAGATACATCCTCAGCCAAACAAACCAGAGACATGAGAGGAGAGTTGTGTCTCAGTAAGCCTCTCAGCGCAGCTGTGGATACACAACCTGCCAGCAATGCAACG cagaAGCAGCCAGAGCTGGATCTTTCTGCAGAGGTAGCAGCAAGACTCAACCTGGTGGACAGAGAGACgccaacacacactgacacactcaacaGCACTGAGGAGCTCCCCAGGTTCAGCAAG gagatgGCTGTGGAGGTGAGTTGTGCCCTGTCTCAGAGGGATCCTAACCTGGTCCTGAGCTCAGCCTTCAAGCTATGCATCACACAGAGAGACCTGGCTTCCCTACAGGAAGGGAGCTGGCTCAATGATGAG GTGATTAACTTCTACCTGTCCCTAGTGATGACTCGTAGCAGTAGTGCAGGGCAAGGGCTGAAGGTCTACTCCTTCAGTACATTCTTCTTCCCCAAACTACATGGAGGGGGGCACGCCGCCGTGAAGCGATGGACCAAAGCTGTGGACCTCTTCCAGTATGACATCATCCTGGTTCCGCTGCACCTGGGAGTCCACTGGTCACTGGCT GTGATAAACTTTAACTCCAGGACCGTGAGGTCCTATGACTCTATGGGACAGAGACATGACGACATCTGCAGCCTCTTACT GCTGTACCTGAGAGAGGAGCACAAGGCCAGGAAGGACCAAGATCTGGACACGTGCAAGTGGACAGTGGGCAGCTTGAGGGCCAGT gagatCCCTCAGCAGAAGAATGGCAGTGACTGTGGAGTGTTTGCCTGTAAATATGCTGACTACATCGCCCAGGGGTGGCCTCTCACCTTCCGACAG TGTCACATGCCGCTCTTCAGGAAACTGATGATCTGGGAGATTCTCAACCAGAGGCTTCTGGAGGACTACACAACTACATAA
- the LOC110528872 gene encoding sentrin-specific protease 2 isoform X2 codes for MYGWVVDGLSSLFEPITGQKHSGWPGLNVGGEIDSQRLDSNARPTKRNYQSVHVSENVSQSEPVAIKRRRKDIVSFVKKTVAGVAGLLRLRNPLSPASERNGRYTASQGPVGLMGIDELHTSWMSSSDWKMEKPTVGGQRERGGLGLLQGASPPLRKHTGLVLGPGNPDRGRDADKPQRCSLQLLPSRPTQGVGVGTRPPSSDLPTPNRSHRQCLAVEEALKESDKEHYRRLLEMVSDKYSKSQPLPFTRTKPQGATFTQDGHRMAILGRTYESVTPKTGPFRANPSVYMWRDTSSAKQTRDMRGELCLSKPLSAAVDTQPASNATKQPELDLSAEVAARLNLVDRETPTHTDTLNSTEELPRFSKEMAVEVSCALSQRDPNLVLSSAFKLCITQRDLASLQEGSWLNDEVINFYLSLVMTRSSSAGQGLKVYSFSTFFFPKLHGGGHAAVKRWTKAVDLFQYDIILVPLHLGVHWSLAVINFNSRTVRSYDSMGQRHDDICSLLLLYLREEHKARKDQDLDTCKWTVGSLRASEIPQQKNGSDCGVFACKYADYIAQGWPLTFRQCHMPLFRKLMIWEILNQRLLEDYTTT; via the exons ATGTACGGATGGGTAGTTGACGGACTATCGTCGCTCTTCGAGCCTATAACCGGGCAAAAACATTCCGGTTGGCCTGGTTTGAACGTTGGCGGGGAGATAGACTCGCAACGGCTGGATAGCAACGCCAGGCCAACCAAAAGGAACTACCAGAG CGTTCATGTTTCAGAAAATGTTAGCCAGAGTGAACCAGTGGCGATCAAGAGACGAAGAAAAG ACATCGTTAGTTTTGTGAAGAAGACTGTAGCAGGGGTGGCTGGGCTGCTGAGACTGAGGAACCCACTGTCTCCTGCCAGTGAGAGAAACGGAAGGTACACAGCAAGCCAG GGCCCCGTGGGCCTGATGGGAATAGATGAACTCCACACCTCATGGATGAGCAGCTCTGATTGGAAAATGG AGAAACCAACGgtaggaggacagagggagagaggggggctggGCCTCCTCCAGGGAGCCTCTCCCCCTCTGAGGAAACACAC TGGCTTAGTGCTGGGTCCAGGGAacccagacagagggagagatgcagacaAGCCCCAGAGATGCTCCCTCCAGCTCCTTCCCAGTCGGCCTACCCAAGGGGTGGGGGTTGGGACAAGACCCCCCAGCTCAGACCTGCCCACCCCTAACCGCTCTCACAGACAGTGCTTGGCAGTGGAGGAG GCTCTGAAGGAGAGTGATAAGGAACACTACAGACGGCTACTGGAGATGGTGTCCGATAAATACAGCAAGAGCCAACCGCTGCCCTTCACCCGCACCAAACCCCAGGG GGCAACATTTACACAGGATGGACATAGAATGGCCATTTTGGGAAGAACCTATGAGTCTGTGACCCCAAAGACAGGACCCTTCAGAG CCAACCCCAGTGTGTATATGTGGAGAGATACATCCTCAGCCAAACAAACCAGAGACATGAGAGGAGAGTTGTGTCTCAGTAAGCCTCTCAGCGCAGCTGTGGATACACAACCTGCCAGCAATGCAACG aAGCAGCCAGAGCTGGATCTTTCTGCAGAGGTAGCAGCAAGACTCAACCTGGTGGACAGAGAGACgccaacacacactgacacactcaacaGCACTGAGGAGCTCCCCAGGTTCAGCAAG gagatgGCTGTGGAGGTGAGTTGTGCCCTGTCTCAGAGGGATCCTAACCTGGTCCTGAGCTCAGCCTTCAAGCTATGCATCACACAGAGAGACCTGGCTTCCCTACAGGAAGGGAGCTGGCTCAATGATGAG GTGATTAACTTCTACCTGTCCCTAGTGATGACTCGTAGCAGTAGTGCAGGGCAAGGGCTGAAGGTCTACTCCTTCAGTACATTCTTCTTCCCCAAACTACATGGAGGGGGGCACGCCGCCGTGAAGCGATGGACCAAAGCTGTGGACCTCTTCCAGTATGACATCATCCTGGTTCCGCTGCACCTGGGAGTCCACTGGTCACTGGCT GTGATAAACTTTAACTCCAGGACCGTGAGGTCCTATGACTCTATGGGACAGAGACATGACGACATCTGCAGCCTCTTACT GCTGTACCTGAGAGAGGAGCACAAGGCCAGGAAGGACCAAGATCTGGACACGTGCAAGTGGACAGTGGGCAGCTTGAGGGCCAGT gagatCCCTCAGCAGAAGAATGGCAGTGACTGTGGAGTGTTTGCCTGTAAATATGCTGACTACATCGCCCAGGGGTGGCCTCTCACCTTCCGACAG TGTCACATGCCGCTCTTCAGGAAACTGATGATCTGGGAGATTCTCAACCAGAGGCTTCTGGAGGACTACACAACTACATAA